A genomic stretch from Pseudomonas sp. MUP55 includes:
- a CDS encoding type II toxin-antitoxin system HicB family antitoxin, giving the protein MNNQLKHKGYIGSIEASLEDNCLFGKILFIKALVSYEGKTVAELDAAFQEAVDDYLSTCQSLGQIPEKPCKGSFNVRVGHDLHLAAALAATRKKVTLNDLTRQALDEFLQHHFPEPCAAIG; this is encoded by the coding sequence GTGAACAACCAACTGAAACACAAAGGCTACATCGGCTCGATCGAAGCCAGCCTGGAAGACAACTGCCTGTTCGGCAAAATCCTGTTCATCAAGGCCCTGGTGAGCTACGAAGGCAAGACCGTCGCGGAGTTGGACGCAGCCTTCCAGGAGGCGGTGGACGATTACCTCTCCACCTGCCAGTCGCTCGGGCAGATTCCTGAAAAGCCCTGCAAGGGCTCGTTCAATGTACGCGTCGGCCATGACCTGCACCTGGCCGCGGCGTTGGCGGCGACCCGCAAGAAAGTCACGCTGAACGATCTGACACGCCAGGCGCTGGATGAGTTTCTACAACATCACTTCCCAGAGCCTTGCGCGGCCATCGGCTGA
- a CDS encoding MFS transporter, which produces MANPYAELFQVPGARAFVLAGMLARMPISMTGIGLITMLSQVHGGYGLAGSVAAVFALATAFCAPQVSRLVDRYSQGKVLPIAALIGGGALLMVLLCTRLQAPGWTLFLFAALAGCMPNMSAMVRARWTELYRGQPKLQTAFALESVLDEVCFIVGPPVSVGLSVVLFPEAGPLVAAVLLAVGVTTFVLQRSTEPPVHARHDHHERWLIASPAVQILMTLLLAMGVIVGVVDVVSVAFAQYAGHPTAASIVLSVYAIGSCLAGLAFGMLKLKAPLPRQFLFCGVATAVTTLPLLLVTDIPGLAVAIFISGLFFAPTLIVSMALVERVVPPSRLTEGMTWLITGLSIGVAIGAASSGWMIDHFGATSGFWVALVAGAVVLASAVLGYRRLG; this is translated from the coding sequence ATGGCAAACCCCTACGCCGAGTTGTTCCAGGTGCCCGGCGCTCGCGCTTTTGTGCTGGCTGGCATGCTGGCACGCATGCCCATATCCATGACCGGGATTGGCCTGATCACCATGCTCTCGCAGGTGCATGGCGGTTATGGGCTGGCGGGCTCGGTCGCGGCGGTATTCGCGCTGGCCACTGCGTTTTGCGCACCGCAGGTGTCGCGCCTGGTGGACCGCTACAGCCAGGGCAAGGTGCTGCCCATCGCCGCGTTGATCGGTGGCGGCGCGTTGTTGATGGTGCTGCTGTGTACGCGTCTGCAAGCGCCAGGCTGGACGCTGTTCCTGTTTGCCGCACTGGCCGGTTGCATGCCCAATATGTCGGCGATGGTGCGGGCGCGCTGGACCGAGCTGTACCGCGGCCAACCCAAGCTGCAAACCGCGTTTGCCCTGGAGTCGGTGCTCGATGAGGTGTGCTTCATCGTCGGCCCGCCCGTTTCGGTCGGCCTCAGCGTGGTGCTGTTCCCCGAAGCCGGCCCCCTGGTGGCGGCGGTGTTGCTGGCGGTCGGCGTGACCACGTTCGTGCTGCAACGCTCCACCGAACCGCCGGTGCATGCCCGTCACGATCATCATGAACGCTGGTTGATCGCCTCGCCTGCGGTGCAAATCCTGATGACCCTGCTGCTGGCCATGGGCGTGATTGTGGGTGTGGTGGACGTGGTCAGCGTCGCATTCGCCCAATATGCGGGCCATCCGACGGCCGCGAGTATCGTGTTGTCGGTCTATGCGATTGGCTCCTGCCTGGCGGGCTTGGCCTTCGGCATGCTCAAGCTCAAGGCGCCATTGCCCCGGCAGTTTCTGTTCTGCGGCGTGGCCACTGCGGTGACGACCTTGCCGTTGCTGCTGGTCACCGACATTCCGGGGCTGGCCGTGGCGATCTTCATCTCCGGCCTGTTCTTCGCCCCGACCCTGATCGTGTCCATGGCGTTGGTGGAACGGGTGGTCCCACCGAGCCGCCTCACTGAAGGCATGACCTGGCTGATCACCGGCCTGAGCATTGGCGTGGCCATCGGCGCCGCCAGCTCCGGCTGGATGATTGACCACTTCGGCGCCACCAGCGGGTTCTGGGTGGCGCTGGTGGCGGGGGCAGTCGTATTGGCTTCGGCCGTGCTGGGCTACCGGCGGTTGGGCTAG
- a CDS encoding type II toxin-antitoxin system HicA family toxin — translation MSKNEKLLAKLLNEHMAFTWSELVTLLRRLGYTQIEGAGSRVKFDIGDPSAMITLHKPHPGNELKHYIRRQVIEQLKSGELIQ, via the coding sequence GTGTCCAAAAATGAAAAGCTGCTCGCCAAACTGCTCAATGAGCACATGGCATTCACCTGGTCCGAGCTCGTAACGCTGTTGCGTCGACTGGGTTACACACAGATTGAAGGGGCTGGAAGCCGGGTCAAATTCGATATCGGCGATCCAAGTGCAATGATCACCTTGCACAAGCCTCACCCCGGCAATGAGTTGAAACACTACATTCGGCGCCAAGTCATCGAACAATTGAAATCAGGAGAACTGATTCAGTGA